In the genome of Fusarium fujikuroi IMI 58289 draft genome, chromosome FFUJ_chr02, one region contains:
- a CDS encoding related to allantoate permease: protein MSDYDRKETLEEKASTSEVDLAGVNDPYAGLTEEEAREAEKKLLRKIDMRLVPWLCLLYLICFLDRTNIGNAKIAGLLDDVHMDTHHFNLTLTIFYISYAVFEPLANVLLKWSKPSIFIPAIMVLWGASMLGMGFVKTWDGLMAARWFLGVTEAGLFPGINYYLSCWYKRSEFGARAAWFFSAAALAGSFGGLLAAAIQKMDGVSGIAGWAWIFILEGLMTIVVGIISFWMVHDFPTDAKFITEEERARVIYRLTADKQSSAQDEQFKMKYFWQSITDWKTYCGMLIYMGPLMPLYSFSVFLPTIIQNMAFTDKKAVVKNQLLSVPPYALAAVVTICVGIYSDRLNKRGIFNLCAAPVGMAGFIMLIASTNPAVQYTGCFLGALGIYPVIPITISWVANNVEGVYKRGITLGFVIGWGNLNGVVSSNVFINGPRFYPGHGTVLAYMFCGIFCGSLLMYFLLSRENKARLAGERDHLVEGKSEAEIHEMGDKRPDFLYTL, encoded by the exons ATGAGTGACTACGACCGAAAGGAAactttggaggagaaggcctCAACCTCGGAGGTTGATCTTGCTGGTGTTAATGACCCTTATGCTGGACTTACCGAGGAAGAGGCGAGAGAAGCT gagaagaagttgctTCGAAAGATTGATATGAGACTCGTTCCTTGG CTTTGCCTCCTTTACCTCATCTGCTTCCTCGACCGAACCAATATCGGAAATGCAAAGATTGCCGGTTTACTGGATGATGTGCATATGGACACTCACCATTTCAACCTGACTTTGACCATTTTCTACATCTCATACGCCGTCTTTGAGCCTCTTGCCAATGTCCTGCTCAAGTGGTCCAAGCCATCCATCTTCATTCCTGCCATCAT GGTCCTCTGGGGTGCCTCAATGCTGGGAATGGGCTTCGTAAAGACCTGGGACGGCCTCATGGCTGCTCGATGGTTCCTCGGCGTCACAGAAGCCGGCCTCTTCCCCGGAATTAACTACTACCTTTCCTGCTGGTATAAGCGATCCGAATTCGGTGCTCGTGCCGCATGGTTCTTCTCAGCTGCAGCTCTTGCCGGTTCTTTCGGTGGTCTCTTGGCTGCTGCTATCCAGAAGATGGATGGTGTCTCCGGTATTGCCGGCTGGGCATGGATTTTCATCCTCGAAGGTCTTATGACCATCGTTGTTGGTATCATCTCGTTCTGGATGGTCCATGATTTCCCCACCGATGCCAAGTTTATCACCGAAGAGGAACGAGCTCGCGTCATCTATCGACTCACTGCCGACAAGCAATCTTCTGCCCAGGATGAACAATTCAAGATGAAGTACTTCTGGCAGTCTATCACCGACTGGAAGACCTACTGCGGCATGCTCATCTACATGGGACCCCTGATGCCCCTGTACTCTTTCAGCGTTTTCCTGCCTACCATCATCCAGAACATGGCCTTCACCGACAAGAAGGCCGTTGTCAAGAACCAGCTTCTCAGCGTACCACCCTACGCTTTGGCCGCAGTTGTTACTATTTGCGTTGGTATATATTCCGACAGACTCAACAAGCGAGGCATCTTCAACCTGTGCGCTGCCCCTGTCGGTATGGCAGGCTTCATCATGCTTATCGCCTCTACGAACCCTGCTGTTCAGTACACTGGTTGCTTCCTGGGTGCCCTGGGCATCTACCCTGTCATTCCAATCACGATCAGTTGGGTCGCCAACAATGTTGAGGGTGTTTACAAGCGAGGCATCACTCTCGGGTTTGTCATAGGATGGGGCAACCTCAACGGTGTTGTGAGCAGCAACGTCTTCATCAACGGTCCACGATTCTACCCAGGACATGGAACTGTCCTTGCGTACATGTTTTGTGGTATCTTTTGTGGAAGTCTTCTGATGTATTTCTTGCTCTCGCGTGAGAATAAGGCGCGGTTGGCTGGTGAGCGGGATCACCTAGTGGAGGGCAAGTCTGAGGCGGAGATCCATGAGATGGGAGATAAGCGACCCGATTTCCTTTACACACTGTAA
- a CDS encoding related to metalloproteinase: MAPDKYRNPPQAPPLFTATPDSIAADTKKLCDATKNVLDSVTANVTADKASFANVLEPILIDENLAATQRRILTFYHHVSTNKELRDASTEAESAFNDFGIECNMREDVFNAVDAAYANRESQDLTKEQAHVLEKERQKYIRNGLRLPAGPKRDRFKEIQKRLSELEIKAQKNLNEEKGAIWFTPEELKGVPSDDINIDSLEKGTGENEGKVKLSFKYNHYFPLIKYAIDADTRRKYTIAESNKANVNVPIFQEIITLRDEAARLLGYDNHAALRIEEKMAKTPAAVRTFLDDLRNRLAEGGAKEINALKEYKKKDYEERGLSFDDSFYMWDTSFYSRIQKEKEYSVDEAAISQYFPVESTFAGMLKIFEEIFGFVFVELKPDERARLSPTGKAEDIVWHEDVLIYSVWDDEASGSSFNGYLYLDLHPRDNKYGHNANFNLEPGYVTEDGKKHYPVTALVCNFSKPTPKKPSLLKHHEVVTLFHELGHGIHDLAGRTRYSYFHGTSTVLDFVEAPSQMLENWCWTPSVLKSLSKHWETQEQIPDELIEKLVSTKRLNSAIGALGQLVIGLFDMTVHTPESHEAVKKLNAGRVWNTLRHEISGTKGPEDLGEGFEWGNRHAGIGHFIGGYDAGYYGYLYSEVFSLDMFHSFFAKNPMDGKEGRRYRHTVLERGGSIPELEFLREFLGREPSSEAFYKELGLSSSA, translated from the exons ATGGCTCCCGACAAGTATCGTAACCCTCCTCAGGCACCGCCTCTGTTCACCGCTACCCCCGATTCGATCGCTGCCGATACCAAGAAGCTTTGCGATGCTACGAAGAACGTATTGGACTCTGTAACTGCGAATGTCACTGCCGACAAGGCCTCTTTTGCCAATGTGCTTGAGCCCATCCTCATTGACGAGAACTTGGCTGCTACGCAGAGAcgcatcttgaccttctATCACCATGTTTCCACCAACAAGGAGCTTCGCGATGCCTCTACTGAGGCCGAGAGCGCCTTCAATGACTTCGGCATTGAATGCAACATGCGGGAGGACGTTTTCAATGCCGTCGACGCTGCCTACGCCAACCGAGAATCTCAGGATCTCACTAAGGAGCAGGCGCacgttcttgagaaggagcGGCAGAAATACATTCGAAACGGTCTTCGACTACCCGCTGGCCCCAAGCGAGACCGCTTCAAGGAGATCCAGAAGCGTCTGAGCGAGCTTGAGATAAAGGCCCAGAAAAACCTTAACGAAGAGAAGGGTGCCATCTGGTTCACCCCCGAGGAACTCAAGGGAGTTCCTTCTGACGACATCAACATTGATTCCCTGGAGAAGGGTACTGGCGAGAATGAGGGCAAAGTCAAGCTGTCCTTCAAGTACAACCATTACTTCCCCCTCATCAAGTATGCTATCGACGCCGATACGCGCCGCAAGTACACAATCGCGGAATCCAACAAG GCGAATGTCAATGTTCCCATCTTCCAAGAGATCATCACCCTCCGGGATGAGGCCGCTCGCCTTCTCGGTTACGACAACCATGCCGCTCTGCGCATTGAAGAaaagatggccaagactcCTGCTGCTGTTCGCACTTTCCTGGACGATCTTCGAAACAGACTGGCCGAAGGCGGTGCGAAGGAGATCAACGCACTGAAGGagtacaagaagaaggactaCGAGGAGCGCGGCCTTTCATTTGACGACAGCTTCTACATGTGGGACACATCGTTCTACTCCAGAATacaaaaggagaaggagtatAGTGTTGACGAAGCTGCCATCTCGCAGTACTTCCCTGTTGAGTCGACATTTGCTGGCATGCTTAAGATTTTCGAGGAGATTTTCGGCTTCGTGTTTGTCGAGCTCAAGCCTGATGAGCGAGCGAGACTCAGCCCCACTGGCAAGGCCGAAGACATTGTGTGGCATGAGGATGTTCTGATCTACAGCGTGTGGGACGATGAGGCCTCGGGCTCAAGCTTCAACGGTTACCTGTACCTGGATCTTCACCCCCGTGACAACAAGTATGGCCACAACGCCAACTTCAACCTCGAACCTGGTTATGTCactgaggatggcaagaagcATTACCCCGTCACTGCTCTTGTCTGCAATTTCAGTAAGCCTACACCCAAGAAACCTTCTCTGCTCAAGCATCATGAAGTTGTGACCCTGTTCCACGAGCTGGGCCATGGTATTCACGACTTGGCTGGCCGCACCCGCTACAGCTACTTCCACGGAACTTCTACGGTGCTCGACTTCGTTGAAGCTCCCTCTCAAATGCTGGAGAACTGGTGTTGGACACCTAGCGTGCTTAAATCGCTTTCCAAGCATTGGGAGACCCAGGAGCAAATCCCCGACGAGcttatcgagaagcttgtcTCAACCAAGCGTCTCAACTCCGCTATAGGTGCACTGGGACAGCTTGTTATTGGACTCTTTGACATGACTGTGCACACGCCCGAGTCCCatgaggctgtcaagaagctcaatgcTGGCCGAGTTTGGAACACTCTTAGGCATGAGATCTCTGGCACCAAGGGCCCTGAGGATCTGGGTGAAGGATT TGAATGGGGTAACAGGCATGCCGGCATTGGCCACTTCATTGGCGGGTACGATGCTGGTTACTACGGCTATCTCTACTCAGAAGTGTTCTCGCTCGATATGTTCCACTCGTTCTTCGCCAAGAACCCAATGGACGGCAAGGAGGGTCGCCGATATCGCCATACCGTTCTCGAGAGAGGTGGTAGTATTCCAGAGTTGGAATTCTTGAGGGAGTTTCTGGGCCGAGAGCCTAGTTCGgaagctttctataaggagCTTGGACTTTCTTCATCCGCGTAG
- a CDS encoding related to calmodulin yields MSSNKFDSQASTNYKEAFALFDKRGNGRVTVDSLGDLLRACGQNPTLAEIQDLEKNVGGEFDFETFQRVLNRPGGFRDPGEPEEYCRGFQVFDKDMTGFIGVGQLKYILTNLGEKMTDEEVDELLKAVDTSSGQVNYTDLVRTILAN; encoded by the exons ATGTCTTCTAACAAGTTCGATTCTCAGGCTTCTACCAACTACAAGGAGGCTTTCGCCCTGTTCGATAAGCGCGGAAACGGCCGTGTCACTGTTGACAGCCTCGGTGATCTGCTGCGCGCCTGCGGCCAGAACCCTACTCTTGCTGAGATCCAGGACCTCGAGAAGAATGTCGGTGGTGAAT TCGACTTTGAGACATTCCAGCGTGTTTTGAACCGCCCTGGCGGCTTCCGCGATCCCGGCGAGCCTGAGGAATACTGCCGCGGTTTCCAAGTGTTTGATAAGGATATGACGGGTTTCATCGGCGTTGGCCAGCTCAAGTACATTCTCACAAACCTGGGCGAGAAGATGACTGACGAGGAGGTCgatgagctcctcaaggccGTTGACACCAGCTCAGGCCAGGTCAACTACACTG ATCTCGTGCGAACCATCCTCGCCAACTAG